The DNA segment TATCGATGTACTGGGGTTTGTACGCGATGTCGAGCTGTGCGTCGACCGTTCCCGCGTCGGGTTCGAGTCGGCCGGCCAGCATCTTCGCGAAGGTCGATTTGCCGATCCCGTTGGGACCGACTACGCCCAGCACCTCGCTCTCGCGAATGGTGCCCGACTCGACGGCGAGCGAGAACTCCCCGTCGCCGTAGCTCTTCTCCAGGGCCGGGTACTCGATGGCCACGTCGCCGCGAGTCACGTTCCGCGGGGCGTGCTGTTCGAACTCGATCGCCTCCTGGCGGATCCGCATGTTCTCGTTGTCCAGGTACCCCTTGAGATACTCGTTGATCCCGTTCTTGGTCGATTTGGGGTCGGTGATGACACCGAAGGCCCCGGGTTCACCGTAGGCGACGTGCAAGGCGTCAGCAAGCAGGTCCAAAATTGCGAGGTCGTGTTCGACCACGAGCATCGACCGGTCGCCTTCCTCAGCCAGTTCCTGAATGATCCGGGCAGCGGTCATCCGCTGTCCGATGTCCAGGTAGGGCGTGATTTCGTCCAGGAAGTAGAACTCTGCGTCCCGGGCCAGTGCCGCCACGAGCGCGACGCGCTGGAGTTCACCGCCCGAGAGCGTGTCGATGTCCTGATCGACGACGGGTCCGATGCCGACGCGCTCGATGAGGGCGTCCAGCTCGCCGCGCTCGTCGGTCCGTTCGAGCAGCTGGCGGGTCGTGCCGTCGAACTGGCCGGGGATCTGATCGACGTACTGGGGCTTGCGGGCGACGCTGACGTCGCCGTCGATCAGCGCTTCCAGGTAATCCTGGAGGGCGGTCCCGCGATACTCGTCGAGTACCGCGTCCCAGGACGATTCGTCGTTGTACGCCCCGAGGTTCGGCGTGAGCTCGTCGGCGAGGATGTGGACGGCCGTGGTCTTCCCGATCCCGTTCGGTCCGAGAATACCCGTCACGCGCCCCTCGCCCGGAGCGGGCAGACCGTACAGCGAGAAGGCGTTCTCGCCGTACCGATGGATCGGTTCGTCGTTCAGTTCCTGGGGGAGGTTGATGATCTCGATGGCGTCGAACGGGCACTTCTCGACGCAGATCCCACAGGACTCGCCCAGGCAGATCTCTTCGGAGATGCGGACCTGATCGGGTCCGCCCTCGAACGGTTCGTCTTCTTCGTAGGCGTCGCCGCGCTTGACGATACACTCCTTGCCCGTCCGGTTGGGCGGGCAGAAGTTCATACACTCGTAGTTACAGCGGTCGGGCTGGCATCGTTCAAGATCGACGACGGCTATACTGTCATCAGCCATTGTGAGTC comes from the Halapricum desulfuricans genome and includes:
- a CDS encoding ribosome biogenesis/translation initiation ATPase RLI → MADDSIAVVDLERCQPDRCNYECMNFCPPNRTGKECIVKRGDAYEEDEPFEGGPDQVRISEEICLGESCGICVEKCPFDAIEIINLPQELNDEPIHRYGENAFSLYGLPAPGEGRVTGILGPNGIGKTTAVHILADELTPNLGAYNDESSWDAVLDEYRGTALQDYLEALIDGDVSVARKPQYVDQIPGQFDGTTRQLLERTDERGELDALIERVGIGPVVDQDIDTLSGGELQRVALVAALARDAEFYFLDEITPYLDIGQRMTAARIIQELAEEGDRSMLVVEHDLAILDLLADALHVAYGEPGAFGVITDPKSTKNGINEYLKGYLDNENMRIRQEAIEFEQHAPRNVTRGDVAIEYPALEKSYGDGEFSLAVESGTIRESEVLGVVGPNGIGKSTFAKMLAGRLEPDAGTVDAQLDIAYKPQYIDIDQPMRVDAFLSSITDEFGSSYWNTEIAQPLQLDAVMEQNLDDLSGGERQRVAIAACLSKDADLYLLDEPSAHLDVEQRVLATSAIRRYAENHDATAMVIDHDIYMIDLLSDRLLVFDGEPAVHGTASQPQGMRDGMNEFLENLDVTFRRDERTGRPRINKPGSNLDREQKQAGEYYYAPE